A stretch of the Veillonella parvula DSM 2008 genome encodes the following:
- a CDS encoding TIGR03986 family type III CRISPR-associated RAMP protein — MAGKGKSKNRHAASAAFFARNNPGMDVEKVANERHSGGNRGGGQNRSGGYNNSYNNQGGNRSGGNSKYPSEPASAAYNFVRLPEHVIPAEFYNGHFEGVTKDVLKAYCDHVQQADTHTGYIDLTITTETPLFIGGPSKQDEDTPLEFYGGQDNPTIPGASLKGMVKQIFKIVTASSFRPYQRGTGLGDFEDRYLYFRDFASSIKSLKEYYASRMVGMEKNGKGEMKAATKATPGFIIQTVDNNYFAVPSESRKMSYSDDYEMQKKKDTPSIDWTNQYVNIHTGRMNSKKSYMRITRPGNFEGKRIPILQECIDSYKDDKNRGTLNLLDKKVGKSGDAAKKYTRCNDVKFVVPCFFSEKDGIVEHFGHGRFYRIAYDLKISDHLPTTLEQHNNGIDLCDSVFGYGDNWSGRLSFSDAHVVGPVRMCQSDYPHPLMGPNPTSFQLYLEQDVDNHFTYNHWGHEGASIRGYKMYWHQPLAKAKDWTRTEAEKAIQGTRKIRPVDTGVTFKSRIHFDRLSSVELGALLMSLDLDHYSGGNRRTYYKLGMGKSIGFGSIKLESAVTVFDSKERYDSLFGGDTWNTGDSTTTPNEYVESFTRYCDNVLGSNISSYKAMLDDLFMMLDWNIANGPNAAKNWTEGISMMTIKNNKMDSRIRFRSKLDTPKSFIAKWSK, encoded by the coding sequence ATGGCTGGTAAAGGTAAAAGTAAAAATAGACATGCTGCTAGTGCGGCCTTCTTTGCACGAAATAATCCAGGTATGGATGTTGAAAAAGTAGCCAATGAAAGACATTCCGGTGGCAATCGTGGCGGTGGACAAAATCGCTCTGGTGGCTATAATAATTCCTACAATAATCAAGGCGGCAATCGCAGTGGTGGTAACAGCAAATACCCAAGTGAGCCAGCAAGTGCAGCGTACAATTTTGTACGCTTGCCAGAGCATGTAATTCCAGCTGAGTTTTATAATGGTCACTTTGAAGGGGTTACAAAAGATGTGCTAAAAGCATACTGTGATCATGTACAACAAGCTGACACACATACAGGCTATATCGACCTTACGATTACTACTGAAACACCATTATTCATTGGGGGGCCATCTAAACAAGATGAGGATACACCACTTGAATTTTATGGCGGCCAAGATAATCCTACAATTCCGGGGGCAAGCCTTAAAGGTATGGTAAAACAAATCTTCAAGATTGTTACAGCTAGTAGCTTTAGACCATACCAACGGGGAACGGGGCTTGGTGATTTCGAAGATAGATATCTTTATTTTCGTGATTTTGCAAGCTCTATTAAATCCCTCAAAGAATACTACGCTTCTCGTATGGTAGGGATGGAAAAGAATGGCAAAGGTGAAATGAAGGCGGCTACAAAAGCAACACCTGGTTTTATTATCCAGACTGTAGACAATAACTATTTTGCTGTACCTAGTGAATCTAGAAAAATGTCGTATTCTGACGATTATGAAATGCAAAAGAAAAAAGATACTCCGTCTATTGATTGGACGAATCAATATGTAAACATCCATACTGGTAGAATGAATTCTAAAAAGTCTTATATGCGCATTACTCGACCTGGTAATTTTGAAGGTAAGCGTATTCCGATTCTTCAAGAATGTATCGACAGTTATAAAGACGATAAAAACCGTGGTACATTAAATCTATTGGATAAAAAAGTCGGTAAATCTGGTGATGCAGCAAAAAAATATACTCGTTGTAATGATGTTAAGTTTGTAGTGCCATGTTTCTTCTCTGAAAAAGACGGTATTGTAGAGCATTTTGGCCATGGTCGATTCTATCGTATTGCATATGATTTGAAAATTAGTGACCACTTGCCAACTACATTAGAACAACATAATAATGGTATTGACCTTTGTGATAGCGTTTTTGGCTACGGTGATAATTGGTCTGGTCGTTTGTCATTCTCCGATGCTCATGTTGTAGGCCCTGTGAGAATGTGCCAATCTGATTACCCACATCCATTGATGGGGCCTAATCCAACATCCTTTCAATTGTATTTAGAGCAAGATGTAGATAATCACTTTACTTATAACCATTGGGGGCATGAAGGGGCGTCCATTCGCGGTTATAAAATGTACTGGCATCAACCTTTAGCAAAAGCAAAAGATTGGACTCGTACAGAAGCGGAAAAAGCCATTCAAGGTACTCGTAAAATCCGTCCAGTTGATACTGGTGTTACCTTTAAAAGCCGCATTCATTTTGACCGATTAAGCAGCGTTGAGCTAGGTGCATTGTTGATGTCCCTAGATTTAGATCATTACTCTGGCGGTAATCGTCGTACATACTATAAACTTGGTATGGGGAAATCTATCGGTTTTGGTAGTATTAAACTAGAGTCTGCTGTAACGGTTTTCGATAGTAAAGAACGCTATGACAGCCTATTCGGTGGTGATACTTGGAATACTGGAGATAGTACAACTACTCCTAATGAGTATGTAGAATCTTTCACTCGGTATTGCGATAATGTACTAGGTTCTAACATATCCTCTTATAAAGCTATGTTAGATGATTTATTCATGATGCTAGATTGGAATATTGCTAATGGCCCAAATGCAGCTAAAAACTGGACTGAAGGTATTTCTATGATGACTATTAAGAATAATAAAATGGATTCTCGTATCAGATTCCGTAGCAAGTTGGATACACCTAAATCCTTCATTGCAAAGTGGTCTAAATAA
- the csx19 gene encoding type III-D CRISPR-associated protein Csx19: MSKQLYSHEGVYTRTCGICGPTANVNVLAVAKEQMKQEGLVITWSVHKVKWGYYKQGAFLFSDGTTNVDLAYLQDMRIFNESEELRLTVQHGEIVYRYINDETGEPVTYVDSSSRMIGEVDAGRTQLNRVEGFTSLVDTGRKLSQIIPVSTTKQYCYLTTRNYIGYLDNHQASYTDYRYVKIVDKEV; encoded by the coding sequence ATGAGTAAACAATTATATAGCCATGAAGGTGTATATACACGTACTTGTGGCATATGTGGTCCTACAGCTAATGTGAATGTACTAGCTGTAGCAAAAGAACAGATGAAACAAGAGGGCTTAGTGATTACGTGGTCTGTCCATAAAGTTAAATGGGGCTATTACAAGCAAGGTGCTTTCTTATTTTCTGATGGTACGACTAATGTAGACTTGGCGTATCTACAAGATATGCGTATCTTTAATGAAAGTGAAGAGTTACGTCTCACTGTTCAACATGGCGAGATTGTATATCGCTATATTAATGATGAAACTGGTGAACCTGTAACGTACGTGGACTCTTCCTCCCGTATGATTGGTGAAGTTGATGCCGGTCGTACACAGTTGAATCGAGTAGAAGGCTTTACAAGCTTAGTTGATACAGGCCGTAAACTTTCACAAATTATCCCTGTGTCCACAACAAAACAATACTGTTATTTAACAACACGTAATTACATTGGCTATTTAGATAATCATCAAGCGAGTTATACAGATTATCGATATGTCAAAATCGTAGATAAGGAGGTCTAG
- a CDS encoding RAMP superfamily CRISPR-associated protein: MLNSASVMGRYTLTGTVKLTSPLVIRAGVSNDILNDTVDDIVVTYHDGQPFIPGTSLAGVLRQAIQGLEPVSEDVLFGSIDDKGTQSALQINDISLDNTNIVVRDGICIDDVRGVTKDGAKYNFEVIESGATGRLHIDCVIRQCHENQVDKIERALVALANLLKNGISVGARTVNGLGRIACKDISLEHYDFTKPEHVKGWLLRKAGTSVAIPERRMVADKDLVINMECYLEDTVLIKSIFEEAWEDKSVALFIPGTSIKGVLRHYCSRILQALGRSNQAVDALFGYSIEKTNESRKGRVMVDEVYFDKSFTQEEQPRIRVDRFTGGAMNGALFQDHPVRKGKGKQLVFPLRMTVKDCSDSEAGLVLLLVKDLMTGQITLGANRTIGYGRIKGNSVAVQYHGESYGIDGTGKVTEGESTKLEALVQALHQSTEDTMLAKEGAHE, from the coding sequence ATGTTAAACTCTGCAAGTGTAATGGGGCGGTACACTCTAACTGGTACTGTCAAACTCACAAGCCCTCTCGTTATTCGAGCTGGTGTTAGTAATGATATTTTAAATGATACTGTAGACGATATTGTAGTAACCTATCACGATGGACAACCATTCATTCCTGGGACATCCTTAGCAGGCGTATTGCGCCAAGCGATTCAAGGCCTTGAACCTGTATCTGAAGATGTATTATTTGGTTCCATTGATGACAAAGGTACACAAAGCGCATTACAGATCAATGATATTTCATTAGATAATACAAATATTGTTGTACGTGATGGCATCTGTATAGACGATGTGCGTGGTGTTACTAAAGATGGCGCAAAATATAACTTCGAAGTCATCGAGTCTGGTGCGACTGGTCGATTGCATATCGATTGCGTGATTCGTCAATGTCACGAAAATCAAGTGGATAAGATTGAGCGAGCTCTGGTAGCACTAGCTAATCTACTTAAAAATGGCATCTCCGTTGGTGCTCGTACGGTGAATGGTTTAGGCCGCATAGCATGTAAAGATATTTCTTTAGAGCATTATGACTTCACTAAGCCAGAACATGTAAAAGGGTGGTTACTACGTAAAGCGGGTACATCCGTTGCTATTCCTGAGCGACGTATGGTTGCCGATAAAGATCTTGTTATCAATATGGAATGCTATTTAGAAGATACAGTTCTTATTAAATCTATCTTTGAAGAGGCTTGGGAAGATAAGTCCGTAGCTCTCTTTATTCCAGGTACATCCATTAAGGGCGTATTACGTCATTATTGTAGCCGTATACTACAGGCATTAGGCCGTAGCAATCAAGCGGTGGATGCACTCTTTGGCTATAGCATTGAAAAAACAAATGAAAGCCGTAAAGGTCGTGTCATGGTAGATGAAGTTTACTTTGATAAATCTTTTACACAAGAGGAACAACCTCGCATTCGAGTGGATCGCTTTACAGGTGGTGCCATGAATGGTGCTTTATTCCAAGACCATCCTGTACGTAAGGGTAAAGGTAAACAGTTAGTATTCCCATTGCGCATGACTGTTAAAGATTGCAGTGATAGTGAGGCGGGCCTTGTGCTACTCCTTGTAAAAGATCTTATGACAGGTCAAATTACGTTGGGCGCTAATCGTACAATCGGTTATGGCCGCATTAAAGGTAACTCTGTTGCGGTTCAATATCATGGTGAAAGCTATGGTATCGATGGTACTGGTAAGGTTACGGAAGGTGAATCCACTAAACTTGAAGCTTTGGTACAAGCATTACATCAATCTACAGAAGACACAATGTTAGCTAAGGAGGGTGCTCATGAGTAA
- a CDS encoding RAMP superfamily CRISPR-associated protein — MYTLTIKLLSPTMLMSGQGDVNTDSTIVHDRYGIPFIPAKRVRGVLYESAIEVAEMMNAAGLNAFTIDNVKVLFNRLEGAEDNPRLSISNLTIADYEVVASELAALEEQYPAVFTKERVLEEYTSMRYYTSIDQVTGTALEGTLHNSRVLNRGLAFSGQIDVEDMTETERLILACAVRNLTGIGGKRNRGFGQVECTIDDTSFDLESLGGTLWNK; from the coding sequence ATGTACACATTAACTATTAAATTATTGTCGCCAACGATGCTTATGTCTGGCCAAGGCGATGTCAACACGGACAGCACTATCGTCCATGATCGTTATGGAATTCCTTTTATTCCTGCTAAACGTGTGCGTGGTGTTTTATATGAAAGTGCCATTGAAGTAGCTGAAATGATGAATGCTGCCGGTTTGAATGCTTTTACCATTGATAATGTAAAGGTATTATTTAATCGACTTGAAGGTGCAGAGGATAACCCTAGATTATCTATTTCTAATTTAACAATTGCTGACTATGAGGTTGTAGCTAGTGAATTAGCGGCTCTTGAAGAGCAATATCCAGCAGTGTTTACGAAGGAACGTGTCCTCGAAGAGTATACATCTATGCGTTATTACACATCTATCGATCAAGTAACAGGTACAGCACTAGAGGGGACGTTACATAACTCTCGCGTTCTCAATAGAGGTCTTGCTTTCAGTGGTCAAATCGATGTGGAAGATATGACGGAAACAGAACGATTGATTTTAGCATGTGCAGTGCGTAATTTGACTGGCATTGGTGGCAAACGTAACCGCGGCTTTGGCCAAGTAGAATGCACAATTGATGACACATCTTTTGATTTAGAATCTTTAGGGGGTACATTATGGAACAAGTAA
- a CDS encoding Cas10/Cmr2 second palm domain-containing protein, with amino-acid sequence MQVNAILFDVQSIQKYIFANNKLKANVGASFIVDRLFEDVLCKEIINKLEVEADTTSWLTRSDSITSLPKPIYVAYIGGGNALVLIDDKHESLVQDIVKKFTTQVLVQYPGLKVGATTGYITLDGIQFSADLGKLYKQLKSNQFALNPIVHPANTGLTTICDFSGDVADTTQSFGDDKRLVATSFTAKFKAFEAANSRLKIDLFGTETTDWVFPSEFEELGQNQSTEKSKTGINDIAIVHIDGNNMGAHFRQCKTLEERSALSKRVATKTLESFKALVQWIIDKYDILDENLELSKNMLPIRPIIIGGDDITFICNARIAVQASHYLMQQLLSDKNGISISSCAGIAVIPTSYPFFRGYEMAEQLCDSAKSKMREYNAVHKVNESCWMDFAFLHGETAPTLGQFFANEYSSLTGNMHFGPYQVFNDNIEAEKDIFALSKLLECTHQFILVKDKAYSGELLAHNKVKELRSVLQDNEHMWTVFLEQLRNTNKFMPTVSGWDAFKEKLWAKVDGKMRTPYVDAIELMDYVLPGLE; translated from the coding sequence ATGCAAGTAAATGCCATATTGTTTGATGTGCAGTCTATTCAAAAGTATATTTTTGCTAACAATAAATTGAAGGCCAATGTTGGAGCATCGTTTATTGTGGATAGATTGTTTGAGGATGTATTGTGTAAAGAAATTATCAATAAGCTTGAGGTAGAGGCTGACACTACATCTTGGTTGACACGTAGTGACAGCATTACATCTCTTCCAAAACCTATATACGTTGCGTATATTGGCGGCGGTAATGCTCTTGTTCTTATAGATGATAAACATGAAAGTTTGGTTCAAGATATTGTTAAGAAATTTACGACTCAAGTTTTGGTGCAGTATCCAGGGCTAAAAGTAGGTGCCACAACTGGTTACATTACTCTTGATGGAATACAGTTTTCTGCAGATCTCGGCAAATTATATAAACAATTGAAATCTAATCAATTTGCATTGAATCCAATAGTGCATCCTGCTAATACAGGTTTGACAACCATTTGTGATTTCAGTGGTGATGTAGCAGATACAACGCAAAGCTTTGGTGATGACAAGCGCTTAGTTGCTACATCCTTCACAGCTAAATTTAAAGCCTTTGAGGCTGCGAATAGCCGTTTAAAAATAGACTTATTTGGTACGGAAACGACTGATTGGGTATTTCCATCTGAATTTGAAGAGTTAGGTCAAAACCAATCTACCGAAAAGAGTAAAACAGGAATTAATGATATTGCTATTGTTCATATCGATGGTAATAACATGGGTGCTCACTTTAGACAATGTAAAACATTAGAAGAACGCAGTGCTCTTTCTAAACGTGTAGCTACAAAGACATTGGAGAGCTTTAAAGCATTGGTGCAATGGATTATTGATAAATACGATATTCTTGATGAAAACCTCGAATTGTCTAAAAATATGTTGCCAATCCGTCCGATTATCATTGGTGGCGATGATATTACTTTTATTTGCAATGCTCGTATTGCAGTGCAAGCCTCTCACTATTTAATGCAACAACTCTTGAGTGATAAGAATGGCATATCCATTTCTTCTTGCGCTGGTATTGCTGTAATTCCTACGTCTTACCCATTCTTTAGAGGCTATGAAATGGCAGAGCAGCTTTGCGATAGCGCTAAATCTAAAATGCGTGAATATAATGCGGTGCACAAGGTTAATGAGTCTTGTTGGATGGATTTTGCCTTCCTTCATGGTGAGACAGCACCTACCTTGGGGCAGTTTTTCGCTAATGAATATAGCAGTTTAACAGGGAATATGCATTTTGGGCCATATCAAGTGTTTAATGATAATATTGAGGCTGAAAAAGATATATTTGCTCTTTCAAAATTATTAGAGTGTACACATCAATTTATTTTGGTTAAGGATAAAGCATATTCAGGTGAGTTACTGGCTCATAATAAGGTCAAAGAATTGCGTTCTGTATTACAAGATAATGAACATATGTGGACTGTATTCCTCGAGCAGCTGCGCAACACTAATAAATTTATGCCTACTGTATCTGGTTGGGATGCTTTCAAAGAAAAACTGTGGGCTAAGGTGGATGGTAAAATGCGTACGCCATATGTTGATGCCATAGAATTAATGGATTATGTTTTGCCTGGATTGGAGTAA
- the cas1 gene encoding CRISPR-associated endonuclease Cas1, with protein sequence MLETLYVMTPGISIRQDGGLLVLEKDHSVIKEIPIATVSNLVLGRTIQISTQVMFSLVKQGSLIQFVDHKYQLVGTLGDEHTPLQRLLWQVACFQNQEFALDGAKYIVRRKIKGQIALLNQYKKSKCIPNFVVVHRTMQALLKRVERTKKVETLRGIEGLASRTYFSVLGHVLSEPWEFSGRKRHPSPDPVNAILSYGYSFLEREVRACLLTAGLDVRIGVLHSTNNRKDSLVYDVMDIFRQDIIDRFVLKLLNRHMILPEDFDLSERGCFLSKEANKKWVELYEDYMKAELSRIDNLAPRKWIQQEIQAFISYLKSLDETVDIEKSENIS encoded by the coding sequence ATGTTAGAAACTTTATATGTAATGACACCTGGTATATCGATACGACAAGATGGAGGATTATTGGTACTTGAAAAAGATCATTCTGTTATTAAAGAAATTCCTATAGCGACTGTATCAAATCTTGTATTAGGTCGAACGATTCAAATTTCTACGCAGGTTATGTTTTCTTTAGTGAAGCAAGGTTCTCTCATTCAGTTTGTAGATCATAAGTATCAGCTTGTAGGGACCTTAGGGGATGAGCATACGCCTTTACAACGTTTATTGTGGCAAGTAGCATGCTTTCAAAATCAAGAATTTGCCTTAGATGGGGCAAAATATATTGTTCGTCGTAAGATTAAAGGTCAGATAGCCTTGTTGAATCAGTACAAAAAGAGTAAGTGCATTCCAAATTTTGTGGTCGTACATAGAACGATGCAAGCATTGCTGAAACGTGTAGAAAGAACAAAAAAAGTAGAGACATTACGTGGTATAGAGGGTTTAGCATCTAGGACTTATTTTTCTGTATTAGGGCATGTATTATCTGAACCATGGGAATTTTCTGGTCGTAAACGTCATCCTAGCCCTGATCCTGTTAACGCTATCCTGAGTTATGGCTATTCGTTTTTAGAACGGGAAGTCCGTGCCTGTTTGTTGACTGCTGGTTTAGATGTACGCATAGGTGTTTTACATAGCACGAATAATCGAAAGGATAGTTTAGTATACGATGTAATGGATATATTTAGACAAGATATAATCGATCGCTTTGTATTAAAACTATTGAATCGTCATATGATACTCCCTGAAGATTTTGATCTGTCAGAACGAGGGTGTTTTTTATCTAAGGAGGCCAATAAGAAATGGGTGGAGCTTTATGAGGACTATATGAAAGCGGAACTTTCTCGCATTGATAATCTAGCACCAAGAAAATGGATTCAACAAGAAATACAAGCTTTTATTTCATATCTCAAATCGTTAGATGAAACAGTAGATATTGAAAAATCTGAGAATATATCTTGA
- the cas2 gene encoding CRISPR-associated endonuclease Cas2 codes for MRYLISYDISDTKIRNKVVKYLESFCYRIQYSVFLCVHAHVRVETIAKRLEVLTQGDETRRLLIVSISDTAKTPIWCNKIIPLTEDKMLII; via the coding sequence ATGCGGTATCTTATTTCTTATGATATTTCTGATACTAAAATTAGAAATAAGGTAGTTAAGTATTTAGAATCCTTCTGTTATCGCATACAGTATAGTGTGTTTTTATGTGTTCATGCTCACGTTAGAGTAGAAACGATTGCTAAAAGGCTCGAAGTGTTAACACAAGGGGATGAAACACGGCGCCTCCTCATCGTCTCTATTTCTGACACAGCTAAGACACCTATATGGTGTAATAAAATAATTCCATTAACAGAGGATAAGATGTTGATCATTTAA
- a CDS encoding DUF805 domain-containing protein: MENLQEELKSMLSLSGRMNRRSYFMNLLMIIGIGYLGGLCISLAPVSKFFWVLGWSIIGYSVIRELAIASRRIHDLNGPTYLAGIYIVAAIIAIFEPTLAKIMGFVKIGLVLMPGDEDPNNYGERPDSMIVV, from the coding sequence ATGGAAAATTTACAGGAAGAATTAAAGTCTATGTTGTCCTTATCAGGGCGTATGAATCGTCGCTCTTATTTTATGAATTTGTTGATGATTATTGGTATTGGCTATCTTGGGGGTCTTTGTATTAGTCTTGCCCCTGTATCAAAGTTTTTCTGGGTATTGGGTTGGTCAATCATAGGGTATTCTGTTATTCGAGAGTTAGCTATTGCATCGCGTCGTATTCATGATTTAAATGGACCAACTTATTTAGCAGGTATTTATATTGTGGCCGCTATAATAGCTATTTTTGAGCCCACTTTGGCTAAAATAATGGGATTTGTAAAAATTGGTTTAGTGCTGATGCCAGGGGATGAAGATCCTAATAATTATGGTGAAAGACCAGATTCAATGATTGTTGTTTAG
- a CDS encoding TM1812 family CRISPR-associated protein translates to MEHHIYLTFLSTLNTKDNPYNPQKLEKTVINLTELAPFDIIRQTNESALKYLLHNKRKENSTFKLDKLFFFKSPEMENTFKESTISSLNVFEEQMCDYINNTSIPITWGPEIINYIDCGDIDYIDNLKDSIIDMSQAIMEYYKSKSSDDRVILHVDLSGGPRTAIMLMIAIIRLVAFQGIEIGTILYANVNANNNSIVRVYEGNSIYNIYDMITGFAEFNQFGSVDTLKNYVNTLDNPDVQIKELISSMGDFSEAVRLSSRGMFQRSMEDIHKLLTDIESSKQEIPVNYRENHKNFEIEALKLMSGKIQNNYKTVLANKEDDLAYIDWCLANGYLQQALALFAEFVPRAILESKMIILDDTIFPTDSDNELSASMENFNTINEYTAKTMESVNNIATKINNKIKSVLLKYFSGDFSKESKQIIQRTLKNKKNNISTNITREDTQYPKFEEQLINDINQIILKEAEKEPHNYLKYKTFTNNNVNVPSKLLRLISNIGINTKSIVGINEFSKDIRRYFTAALVHQLKEFKDLPSDVVTVNDQYEIILNDTNKLFKVRDAFISIFTNSNNDDIYRFLFANFVSYQYPIDLFPHQLYGIDGLTLNSVLKSNPEKITQVARILNLYRTLKGSRNDTAHAREEKRGQFIESEDIKRELKQCLNDIREVREYICTYNQ, encoded by the coding sequence ATGGAACATCATATTTACCTAACATTTTTAAGTACCTTAAATACAAAAGATAATCCATATAATCCTCAAAAGCTAGAAAAAACAGTTATTAATCTTACTGAGCTGGCTCCCTTTGATATCATCCGTCAAACTAATGAATCCGCTTTAAAGTATCTTTTACATAATAAAAGAAAAGAGAACTCCACTTTCAAATTAGATAAGCTGTTCTTTTTTAAATCACCAGAAATGGAGAATACGTTTAAAGAATCTACCATATCAAGCCTCAACGTATTTGAAGAGCAAATGTGTGATTATATCAATAATACCAGTATACCTATTACGTGGGGCCCAGAAATAATTAATTATATAGATTGTGGTGACATTGACTATATAGACAATCTAAAGGACAGCATCATAGATATGTCTCAAGCTATAATGGAATATTACAAAAGCAAGTCATCTGACGACAGGGTTATCTTACATGTAGACTTATCTGGTGGCCCACGAACAGCTATTATGCTGATGATTGCCATTATTAGACTAGTAGCTTTTCAAGGTATTGAAATTGGAACTATTTTATATGCCAATGTAAATGCAAATAACAATAGCATAGTTCGAGTATATGAAGGGAACTCCATCTATAATATTTATGATATGATTACAGGATTTGCTGAGTTCAACCAATTTGGTAGTGTTGATACCTTAAAAAACTATGTAAATACTTTAGATAACCCCGATGTCCAAATCAAAGAACTAATCTCTAGCATGGGAGATTTTTCAGAAGCCGTTCGTCTATCTAGTCGCGGTATGTTCCAAAGATCCATGGAGGACATTCATAAACTTTTAACAGATATCGAATCCTCTAAACAAGAAATCCCTGTAAATTATAGGGAAAACCATAAAAACTTTGAAATTGAGGCACTCAAATTAATGAGTGGCAAAATTCAAAATAACTATAAAACAGTGCTAGCTAATAAAGAAGACGATTTAGCATACATTGATTGGTGCCTAGCTAATGGTTATCTACAGCAGGCCTTAGCACTGTTCGCTGAATTTGTACCTCGTGCTATTTTAGAATCTAAAATGATTATTTTAGACGACACAATCTTCCCTACAGACTCAGACAATGAATTGAGTGCCTCTATGGAGAACTTTAATACGATTAATGAGTATACCGCCAAAACAATGGAAAGCGTAAACAATATAGCGACTAAGATTAATAATAAAATAAAAAGCGTATTACTGAAATACTTTAGTGGTGATTTTTCAAAAGAGTCTAAGCAAATTATCCAACGAACATTAAAAAACAAGAAAAATAACATTAGTACTAACATTACTAGAGAGGATACACAATACCCTAAATTTGAAGAGCAACTAATAAACGATATTAATCAAATAATCTTAAAAGAAGCAGAAAAAGAGCCACATAATTATTTGAAATACAAAACGTTTACCAATAATAATGTTAATGTGCCTAGTAAGCTACTGCGACTTATCAGTAATATAGGTATAAATACCAAATCTATTGTAGGTATAAATGAGTTCAGTAAAGATATTAGAAGATATTTTACTGCTGCACTTGTACATCAATTAAAAGAATTTAAAGATTTACCTAGCGATGTTGTAACAGTTAATGATCAATATGAAATTATACTTAACGACACTAATAAACTCTTTAAGGTAAGAGATGCATTTATTTCAATCTTCACGAACTCAAACAATGATGATATATATCGTTTTCTATTTGCTAATTTTGTATCATATCAATATCCAATAGATTTATTCCCCCATCAACTTTATGGAATAGATGGACTCACACTTAATTCAGTATTAAAAAGCAATCCAGAAAAAATAACACAAGTGGCTCGCATATTAAATCTTTATAGAACATTAAAAGGTAGTCGAAATGATACGGCACATGCACGTGAAGAAAAACGGGGCCAGTTTATTGAAAGTGAAGACATAAAAAGGGAGTTAAAACAATGTCTTAATGATATTCGTGAGGTTCGTGAATATATCTGTACGTATAATCAATAA